taatatttattttaCTTTATTGACATGGCGGCATATAGTATTTATGTTTATTTTTAAATTGATAGTAGTCGACCTAGGTAATTTAGAAACACATATAACGCGGGTTATGGTTATTGAAGTATTTTTTCCCACAATAGCTTATATTGATATTTAGATGTAATTTGTGAgatattttgtttatttttaaAACAATAGGCATGGGATAATTTTAGATAAATTGGAGGGTTTATTTtgtattatctttcataataataGCATATGTAGGTAATTTAATATCTAATTATGGTGTTATTTCAAATCATCATTTATAATCGTAAGGTGCACGATTTAGATGAAAATTCCgttatatatgcatatttagggtgactttatgtatttttcataagAATAGTAGTGGATAATTATTTAGAAAACCAAAATAAATCCAATGGTTATTGTTAGCCATGATGATGATACTCTATCCGTCCAGGAAAGAATGTAACTATGGGTTACGTGCCGGTAAAAGTAGTCCATGTTTAACTAAGTTTTTATTGAATACTATTCGTATTTATGGCTCTAAATTAATTTCTTacgaaaatacatttcgtaattaatctaatggtattcatttgatatcataaatattaatactttttatatttataattagtcaaacttaagattctAAAATATGACACTAtgctagaattgcattttttttcctggacagagggagtacactaTAAGATTAGAAGCCAGATGTTTCTGATTATATGAGAACCTTTTGGATTTATCTTTTACCTAGCACATCTCATGAGGATTAATGTGGAAGCTCCGCCAAAGGCCTCCACTAGTGATATTTATAAATTTACGATTTATCATTTTTAGTGCTTCTCGTGACGAAGACTTCGTTGGAGGTCTCTAATTAATAATATTAAGATAGAAAAATACATTAACATCCACAACATCAAAATAGTTTCATCTAATTTTctataaaaaatatttaaaaacatCTATTTGAACTTATAGGTATTATAACATACCTTCTTGATTTTTTTCAATAAGAAAATTGAACAATTTGGGATTTTTTGGCCATATGGAAAGCACCAGCACCGACACATTTCGTCTGCGACTGCGATGGAGAtaatggctccgttcgcttcgctgaaaaaacaaaccgaacactgtttcggctgatttgttatgagagaaaaacattattctacctgaaaaaataagctgaaaaatacggattataagacaaacgaacagggcTAATGTGAGTTCTTCCCCTCAAACCTTGTCCAAGAGGCCAAGACAATGCATGTGCTGCTTCAACTAAGGTCATTTTGATACCGTTTAACTTCACTAGTGAATCAATTTTTATTGGAAAAGCAGCTTTACCAATAGAGCTAAATCTGTTTTTTATAAACATTTAATAAAACGCTTTTCATGAAAGTGGACAGAAAGAAAGCTACGAAAAACTAGTATTTTCAGCTTCAAATGTGAGAGGAGCTGGAAACAGCTTCTAGAGAGAAGTTGTTTCGTCCAGACCCGTTTATTAGGAGAAGCTGAAAACATCTCTATAAAGCTCGGACCGAAGCTGTACCAAACACACCCGAGTATTTATTTAGCTCCCAGCACAGAGGGAGAGGAGGAGGCAGATGAGAAGAGGGGAAATTAAATAAATCCGAGAAAAGAGTAGGAAGAAAAAAAGGCTACTAGTCAATAACAAGCATGCaagcgcaagggagagagaaggggCAGTACCTACCGCAAGGAGCGTGAGGTGTCGCTGTCATCCACAGGCGCAGCTCCACGCCATGGCTGAGTCACCCCCCGTGTCCTAGCACATCCGGATCCCCAGGCTCCGGCGGATAACGCCATCTCTCGTCGGCTGGGATCTCCCGCGCTCTGCTTTCCTTCTCCCCTGCCGCGTCACCCACAGCTGTTGCCCGGACCTCACAAGCTACCTTTGCCGGCTGACACCGGGGCCCCGCGCCCCGCGGCCTCCTGCTATAAATACCGCGGATTTTGCCTCCGGAAGCAGGCCATCGCTGTTGCCGTGTTCTTGGACTCTGTTTCAGTTCGTGCTGCCATTTTCGTCAAGGCTAGCTTCTTTTTTTTCGCGCAGACCGGGGAAGAAGATGACGATCACCATTGAACAACCTCAGCTCGGTGAGCTTCCGTGTTTCGTTTTTCTTTGTTTGTGTCTTCTCCCTGTTTGGCTGGCTGGTGTAATGGCGGTGGATGATGCGAGAAGTTTCGATCGTTTCCTGATGATGAATGGTCATGGTGCAGatgtggtgccggagaggaaggtCCCCGCCGGCGGCGACCCCGCGGAGCTGGTGCTCGACGCCGGCTTCGTCGTGCCGGACGCCAACGCCTTCGGCAATACCTTCAGGTAAAACAGCCTAATAACTTCGTTCGGTGTGTTCTTGGCCTCTTGGGGATCGTCGACGCCAAAAATCAAAAGCCAGCAGCTGAGAGAAAAGTAGTGCTCTGCTTCTCCTTTCCTTTCGACGGTCGAGACGGGAACAGATGCGTGACGGCCTTTTCCCCCTCGTGTCTTTAATAAAATTTTAAGAGTTAAATAAACTGACGGTGCTTAAACTTACGGTTCCGTACCACTTAGCCTACAAACTCTTAAACTCGAAATCTGGCTCTTAAATTTGTTAAGTCGTACACCATAAGTCCATACCCTTTATATAGCTACTGACTAGataaaattttataaaaaaaaaaacaccctATCATTGTCATCTCGTATCTTCAGCTGAGATGGGCACGCATGAGCACGACGAGCTCATGGCCAACGTCGAGAACAGCACCTACGTCAAGCTCATCCGCATGCAGGAGCAGGCGCATGAGGCGACGCTCGTCAACACCCACCGCAGCAGCGCCAGGCCCTCCAGCGCCTACAACTCCATCATCCTGCTGCTGGATGAGGTCACCAGCGCGCTTGACTCCGACTCGAAGAAGCCCAGGCAGGAGGCGCTGGACCACTTCGTGATCGGGTGCACCACCCTGGTGATCGCGCACAGGCTTGTGGTCCTTGTGCCCTAGGTAGTTGCTGGCAAACGCCTTGAACGCCTCGAAGTCGTAGAGTGTGAATTGGATGTGGACGTCCAGCTAGCCCGGGCGCAGCACCGCAGCGTCGATGGCGTCCTTGCCCCCGCGCATGGTGAACACCCATGACGCGCTCCTCGCAGCAGCACGACACGTCGACGAGGACGAGCGAGCGCGGGGTGGTGTGCAGGAGCAGCGAGCGGAGTTCCTCGTCGGCGCGTCGTAGCCCAGGAACCTCGCCATGGCCGCCACGAACGTGGACTTGCCGGTGCCCGGCGGGCCATGGAGGAGGTAGCTCCCACGCCATGCGACCGAGGCGGTGGTAGTAGGCGCGGCCCTTGAGGAAGCCAACGCCTAGCGCGTCGCGCCCGTGGCCGCGTCCACGTCGGCGTTGGCGACTGCCGTAGCTCGTGGCAGTGCTGCTCCATCTCGTCGGCCACGGACTCCACGTGCTGCAGGTAAGGCCGCATCACACGGGGCGGTCGTGGCGGCGCACGCGCAGCACCAAGCGCTCGCCGCACCCTCCGCCGGCACCGCCGCCACCTGCTCTGGTCCGTGCGACTGCACGAGGCGAGTGCCGAGGATGTTGCTCCCTCTGTCGCTCGCGCTCGCGGCGTCACTCGTGGAGCGCCTCGGCCGAGCTGCTCCGGCACATCTCTGGTAGCCTAAGCACCTCCAAgttgagctgctggtgcttctgCTTGCGCGCGGAGGAGTGGTGGAGCCAACCACCGGAGCAATGGTGGAGCCCGACGACGTGGATGTGGCGCCGGTGCTGGAGCGTCCTAGGTTCACGCGCTGCGCCTGCAGCAGCGCTGTGTTCGCGTCTAGGATGTACGCCCCCGCCGCGGGGATGTACTTGCCCATGTAGCTCCACGCGAAGGGGTTGCGCGAGAGGGAGACGCCATCAGGGTTCAGGGgctgagcttgaagaagttgcCCAGGAGGCCAGAGCAGCTGGGCCCGCCCTGCAGCTAAAGGAGCAGCGCCCTGGAGGCCGGCGGCGTGACCGGGTCTGTGGCCTCATAGACGGGGAAGAAGAGGGAGGtgtttttttataaaatttaTCCGACACATGACTTAACAAGTTCAGGGAGCTAGATTTCGAGTCTTAGGGttcgtggacctaagtggcacatAGCTACAAGTTTAAGGACCGTTAGTGTATTTAACTCaaattttaataaaaaaaaacactcgcaaATCCACATTCTTACATGGCACGGAACATTGAGAATAATCGCACTTGCATCAACACAGCTGCATAAAATTATTTGTCTGCCATGCCAAGATTGTCATCCATCGGAAGGCAAAAACGAACAAACGAAATGGGCGGACGACCGCTTCCATGCCACTCTGTTGGACCGCTGCATTGTGGTACAGGATCCAGCAAGGGGAATTTGTCATGTACTACTGAAATTATTGTTAGTACTCCGTATATATGTTCAGATAATTAGATCAGATGTTTTTGCAAATAAAACTGTTATCATTCAGAACGTAAACGGACCAAATAATAAGGAACAGCTTGGCCTATGCTACCAAAGATTTCTGGGTGTCCATGGCAGTGGCCCCACATGCACCCATGATATTTTTGTGACCACTGTGCCTATGCCAACACGGTGGATTTATTTATTGATTatctctttttattttttatatacgCGATTAATTTTTCCTTCCTAGCCCTGGGCTGTGTGGCTCTGTTAGCATGGATGGATTAGTTTGATTTTTTACGAAAACTAAAACGAAAAAGAAAAAGTAGGAGCTGAATCGGGAATCCTGAAGTCCCCTGAACCCGTGCTGCAGGAACTACGACGCGGAGTCGGAGCGGAAGCAGACGGTGGAGGAGTTCTACCGGGTGAACCACATCAGCCAGACGTACGAGTTCGTGTCGCGGATGCGGGCCGAGTACGGGCGGCTAGACATGACGGAGATGGGCATCTGGGAGTGCATCGAGCTGCTCAACGAGTTCATCGACGACAGCGACCCGGACCTGGACATGCCCCAGATCGAGCACCTCCTCCAGACCGCCGAGGCCATCCGCAAGGACTACCCCGACGAGGACTGGCTCCACCTCACAGGCCTCATCCACGGTACTATTGCTTGTGCTTGCTATTGATACAACTGCGTGTCGTCACTGAAACATGGGCCCACGGATTCCTAACTCTAATGACAAGGTTAATTAATTGCCATTTTCAGACCTGGGCAAGGTGCTGCTGCACCCAAGCTGTGGGGAGCTCCCTCAGTGGGCTGTCGTTGGTAAGAAGTGAAAACCTGACACTGCAAGAAAAGCTTCACGTCTTCTAGACGCATGACCCTCAAAACTCCGCCTCTGAAACTTGTAACTTTCAGGTGACACCTTCCCCGTCGGCTGCGCATACGACGAGTGCAACGTCCACTTCAAGGTAAGCAATTGGAGGATGCAGGCCAAAATCAGACAACTCACACCAGTCCGGTGCTGTAGGCATGTATAGCGTCTGGAACTGGGTGCTCTGCTCTGTTCACCCCTGACTCTGAATTCTGAATCCAAATGAACGAACGTCCATTGTTGCAGTACTTCCAGGAGAACCCTGACTACCACAACCCCAAGCTCAACACCAAGCTGGGGGTCTACTCCGAGGGCTGCGGCCTCGACAACGTGCTCATGTCATGGGGCCATGACGACTACATGTACCTGGTCAGTATCTATACGCTTTCTCCTGCCGCAGTGtgttttgaaaaagaaaaatgctGACATGTGCGTGTGTGTTCATCTCGTCTCGTCAGGTGGCCAAGGAGAACAAGTGCACCCTTCCTTCCGCGGGGCTGTTCATCATCAGATACCACTCGTTCTACCGTAAGCCCCCTGGATCGCTCATCCTCTCTTCTttttgtatatatgtatatacagaACGAAAGTTTTCAGAAGTTACAAGTCAGGATACATTCATTTCATTTATGCAGCCCTGCACAAGCATGGAGCCTACATGCACCTGATGAACGAAGAGGACAAGGAGAACCTCAAGTGGCTGCATGTGTTCAAGTAAGACAAACAACACCAGATCATTCGGTTGCAGATACTTGATACAAGTATATAATTAACAACTGGTGCGCGCTGTCCTTTTTCTTGTTGCTGCAGCAAGTATGACCTGTACAGCAAGAGCAACGTCAAGATCGACGTGGAGAAGGTGAAGCCCTACTACATGTCCCTAATCGACAAGGTATGTGCTGTACTATATGCGTCCATGCATTTGGCGTCGCCGTCTCTGTCAGAGAACCACAATTCTGATATGTATGAGCTTTACTTGTCTGAATTTTTTTCCCTGCAATGCAGTACTTCCCGGCCAAGCTAAGGTGGTGAAAACTGAAAAGGACGGCCTGGAGGGGAGGGGAAACCCCAAGAGCTGTCCCAAGTGTCCATGTACCATGTAGACTACGAAAATACAGTGTATGTGCCATGTACGATCTTTTTTATACAAGAGTTGAGTCGAGAGTGTACCCATTTTGTATCGTGCAGATCAGAGGTCCATGCCATGCAATGCAATTTCGAATAAAACTTGCGTGCGTTTGTTCCTCGCATGTGTACGTCGTTTTGTTCTAGTGAGTATTCCCCAAACTTGTGGTGTGAAAGTGCCTGCTGGCTGCTCTTCAACACTAGTACTAATAGTAGGGAAACTTCAAAGAGTACTAGAGTAGTATCTGGGTGGGCTTTCCAAATCCAGAACCAGGATCAGTCAAAGTTTGTGGTTGTTGCTTTGGGCCTCTTTGACGGGCCTGAGTCTGATCCTAAGAAAGGCCATTGATCCGATCCATGATTTGCCACAGTTGAAgttgaagttgaaggaagaaACGCAGTACAACAGGGGGGTAAATTTGGGCACGTTTGGTTCTCTGGATAGACTTTGCCTTGCTTTGCTCGCACAGAAGACAGAACTAGTTTTTGGTTTCCTGATAAGATTATAACTAGGGGTTTGTGCTTGCTGGTGGATGAGAGCCAAATTGGCTCACTCATGCTGGCAAAGCTTTTTTTTTTGGCCAAGCGAGGCAAGATGAGCAAAGCTAGCAAAGAATCAAACGTGCCCTTTGTTGTATAACATTATTCAAGTTCTGCTGAAATTTGggttatgctgatgcttatgctgatttgttgtgagaggaaaacgttgttcgttcgctgaaaagtactgtcgAAGTAGTGCTGCAGAACAGGGCTATTTTTGCCAAGAGGACATATTTCAACTATAGACATTATAGAtattaaaatagtatttttctaggagTGGATGTGAGAGAAGTTAAAAGtgatcattatgcacataactaTTATACCACAACCTTAATGGTTAACTTTTGCATACAAAGTCAAATTGTgacaaactttatattaaaaaTCATAGAGgtctatataaaagttgtagtttcAATACAATCTATAATTTTGTAGTTAATAATTTTGTTCCCTAAAGCCATTTAGAGTCCTAAATACTCGGTTTATTTTCTCATATTTCGAAATCAAACTTTATAATTTTAAAACGACTTCTGTATAGATCGTGTCAACGTTTGTAGTCATttaaaattctaaattttgaattttaaatcctaaataaaataaaatagataTTTAAGGCTCTAAATGTGCTTACTTGTCTGATTTTTCTTTTATCAGGTGCTTCCCAGCCAAGCTAAAGAGTAACAACAATGCTACAAACAGAACATCCAATGCCAGCACTCCTTCTAGGCAGACGCGTGGCGTGACGTGCACCACAACTTTGACTCCCTCCGTCTCTTATTCTCATTCGGACACCGCTCACTCCGTTCGGCCTTCTCCAACACGCCTTGACCCTATGCCGCTCGCTCGCTCCTCGCTCATGTGCCATCGTACGCCCCACCTGCGCAGTTCGCTCCTCGCTTCTCTCTCCCGCCCATCGCGCGCCCCACCCGCACCTCACTCCTCGCTTTGGCCGCCCACTCGCTCTCATAGCATGTGTCGCCCGCTAGGCTTAGCCAAGGCAGGTGTTGATGGTGCTGGCTGGTGATGGTGCTCGCGCGCGCCGCTGGGGCTGGGTGCCGGTGGTGCTCGTGCACCGCTGACTCCGACCCCGACGGCTGGAATCGACCAGTCCAGGCTTTCCCTccgctatgttgcaaatgtatgtttcagtcACTTCAAAGTTATGCTGCAGTTGTttcttatggatgttgcaaaagtagatcggggatgttgcacatgttgtatatgttgcaagtgtttcagagacatgttgcaagcgtttgttcaaaatatttcatctgtttcagatgtatgttttgaTGCAGatgtttgcatatgtttcacacatatgttgcaacaacaTGTTCCATATGTTTTATCTGTtacacacgtatgttgcaagtattatacctggatattgcatatgttacaataattatgttgcaagtgtatattctaaatgtttcatctgtttcagttgtatgttgtaattgttttatctgagtgttgcaaaagtagatctcaaTGTAGGGCTGTTTAGCGAGAAAGAGAGCTAGTGCGGGAGCCATGGTGGCGTCGGTTGTAAGATGGCGACAGCACTCCACCGGAGGACGCACAGGCGTCCGCGCTGGTGCACGCGTCCCATTCCCGTACGACATGCTCCTTCCGCTGGCCCCGCCAGAGGTACTGGAGCAGAAGCTTGTGGCATCTCCCCACGTGACAGAGATGCAGACCCTGGCTATGGAGGTGACGCGGGCACGATGAGGTTGAGACCCCTGCGGAGCGAGCGGGCTCCCCTATGTGGGCGCGGCGGACGCTGTGTTACGCGAGGGACAGGATAGGCTACGACGGAGCTGCGTCCGAACCCAGGCCTAGGCCTGGACGTCCGAGCACTGGTTATTCCGAAAGAGTAAAGACGGCGAAAAGGGCGCCCTGGACCTGGAGGGAAACCCTCAAGAGCGTACTTGTGTGATGGGCTTTCCAAAACCAGAACCAGGAACAGTCCAAGTTTGTGgtggttgctttgggcctctttGATGGACCTGAAGACTAAGAAATGCCCTCCATCCAGCCCATTATTTGGCACAGTTGAAGACAGGTCGTCGCGGCAGAGATTATTGCGAGGTACTGTACGAGCGTACGTGTGTAGTCGTATGTTTTGGTTTTCTAGCACCAAATTCTGTACCTTACGCGAGGGTCGTGGTAGTCGCAATCGCACGCGAGACGACCAAATCAAAATAAAGCTGTCTCCCGTGCGGCAGGATCGCGCGTTTCTGACGCCGACGGACGGCTCATCTCCATTGGACAAGAGCACGGCGTGTGGGGAAAGCCAACAACAGCCTGCTTTTCTTTGGGCATTGAAGACTTGGCTCGTACCCAATCAAAAGAGGACGGACGCTGGAATTAAAGTCgtctgaagctgatttgttgtgagagaaaaatattatagattttagctgataagccgacggataagtttaagcgaacaggCCTTCCGTCTCGCTTCTGACGCAACGAAGCACGTCCGTTATCTTGGTCGTAAAACTAGAAAGTAGGGCGTGGCGTTCCCGCGCCATGGACGTGGAGCGTAAAACGGTTACCTTTTTTATCCCATCATCTGATTTAGATGTCATTGACCATATAATAAATAGGTATACAAACTGGCATGTAAGAATAGACAGATGATGTCGGTAGAAGTAACGTCCTAAGTTTTATGTTCCGCGTCTAAAATTCTAAGGGGTGCAAAAGCTCTTATGTGCAGACAAATAACCTAAAGAAACAATGGAAGATAAAAAATAAGCATTGTTTTGGAACATGGGAATTTTCTCCCCTTAAGCCGTTGTTTTAGAAAATTTACGGCgcatcttcatttcaaattatctCCCGTTGAGCCATCTTTTGTAGAATTGCCACAATTGAACATTTGAAAACAATTCCTTTCTTTAAAACACCAGTGCAGCTTTGCTGCACCCACCACACCCTCCTCGGAGTTAATCCCCTAGAAGATGAGAGCGAAATTTGAATTCATAAACACAATAACAATTGAGAGTGAAAGATTAGTGGCTAGAAGTATATGACATGACTCACCTAACGTGTATATAATGTCAAAATGCAGTGGCTAGAAGTATAAAGCAGGATGACTCACCTGACATATATTTGTATATGTCAAAATGTAATATCCTTATATAAATATTGATCTAAATGAGCTTgtggaaggaagagaagaaatgaaTCTGTCATGTGATTTATCATAAATACAGATAATAAGAGATTTCAGTCAAAAGGTAAAATACAGAGCTATGTATCGGAAGATGGTCTAGGGAATTAGGAGAAAAGGTGCCATCAGAAGGCACAAATCAGGTATAGCAAAAATGCAGCTATGAAAATAGAAAGTACATGTTCGTTCAGAAATATCATGACAGTTAACAGGAACATACTGTTCAATGCATTTTTCGTGGATATGCTGAACATTTGATTTCTATGCTTGGTCAGCTTCTACCGGCTCCCCAAATAATGTGACAAAGAGCCAGTACACTATAAGTTATAGTTTGGATTAAATTCTTCAAGTATACATTAAAGTTCTGCATGACCAATCTCAGTGACTTGGAAAGGATCACAAAATTCACATTTTCAGGTGTTGACCATGGACCCATGGTTGTTTATTATGTATTTGTGTTCAAGATCATATTAGCATCTTGCATTTCAAAATATTCATAAAGGAGTGCAGATAGGAAATGACTCTTATattgtgattgatcatttgatcGTTTGCATCTCCAATTCTCTGTTATGGTCATCCATTACATTTGGCTCTCTTTTCAATGTCGTTTGAAGAGGTTGTGTGCTTATTATCTGAAAGAACAATACACATTTAAGAGTGGGTCTAGAGAAAGTATGTTTCTAAATAACttctcaaaaaagaaaagaaaaaagaggttGTTAAGATATAATAGAATTTCATCGGTTTTCGTTCAAGGTCATTGCTGCCACAATCCTAATCTCGAGGACTGTCAGGAGATTGTGACTCGGAATGTAAGATTACATCTCGTTAGATTTCTTGACCCCACTTCTGTTTCCTGGTCCTGATGTTCCATGAGATTTCATCTTTGTAACTCAACAAAAAGAAAATCTTGCCACATCAATCGACACTTATTCTGACAGGCCATTAGTTATTAACAATGCTAGAAGTCCAAATTCTGCAAGAATGGAGGTAAGTACCAGGAATATGAACACGAGGATCCAGCTGTTGTACCATGGTGCTAACTCTAGGGCTAAGGCTCTTGTGAATGCTTTCTATCGACTCAAGGTGAGAAGCTGATTTTAAATCTGCAAACATGGTTGGAGTCAAATAAAGAACCAAGGCATCAATTAGAACTCTGcgatcattggctcaaatatgaccatgccaactaCTTCTATatcaaaggtgcaaccattctatatgaggcttatcattgatgcatttgatgaattgatgctgcaccatgatgtgtgttcattctcatttttagaattacttacatggatcaagggaaggtttgattgcatatggaaagcatggaaggttaatgaagttgattggggaccaaatccaagtattcctaacgtcctccgctaggccaccacgtcactttggttccaaggacagaaagagtccaagtccaacacgttttggaagttgaattcggactgcaaaatagtcccaaattgcgacggtcaccacaacttcatatggaccccgattgggacgttctagcattttttggaaagcttatcaagtctattttccaacggatctggactcatggatatatcttatccgatgcttctgcagtcatcgtttcaacgccgggaccttttctgcctttggtgctgcatcaccctattttgggccgatggtccatgtatcaagttgggtccattagggacgcgtcctagggttggagaatgaccccaatacccccctggtcattcccctaggtattaataaggattagagccgccacaaacagattgggttttatttagatcaagtttagccattgctacttccttgtagacgcgtgtgtcgactagaccatccgttctactcgattcagaaccccaactttgtgatttcagattagttttttcacctccatacttgcaattgagttgcttgttctacttgttcttgcttgttcctcgattgcttgcaggaattaccctagtggtttggttgatcgtgctccacaagatcacgacggccgttggaggtggtgtatcggttgctaaggcgcagcatccttggatgattgtagtcgggccgtgaacgtcatctccatccccaaatcgagttatccaccttctctcatcgaaagatcgggattcaaccctagcgggtgcatatcagttggtaatcagagcaaggtttatcggtgagagacttcgaatccttcgctgttttttaatttttcctatagtccagaaaagccaaaaaaaaaatagattggtttacccacaatcctataaaccctttgagcctttgctagcactgcttagttagggcttgttgagttttcTATTGCATtggttgtgtcgagttgctggtcttagtgtctatttctttagagttttgagttctatcaCGTTTTAGTCACCACGAGATCCACCATCACCATATACATTGTTGTTGTGTTTCTGCCACCACGGATCCATATGATGCCGGATTtgggagtttaaatacaatctggaAACTTAAAGTTGTCTTCTTTCCAACAGATCTGACCTTGCAGCAAAATTCGATCTGAGCACTCCACAATCATCTTAGAGATTTCAGTATCTGCGGTATTAACAAGAGTTGTTAAATCTGAATTCGAAGGGGCTGTGTATAATAGCCTTATTGTTTGGGTTGTCATAGTACCAAATAAAGCATTTAGGCctctgcaaaaaaaaagaaaaaaagaaaaaaaagacaagagaaggagaagaaagaaggggctgagtctgttgttttcttcatgctgtgctagttgctctttttcagtgactacctttgtgcctaggctcacgtctctagcatggtttagcctagaaccagcacagtaccgccattgaatgattattcagcttgcttttgtg
The nucleotide sequence above comes from Miscanthus floridulus cultivar M001 chromosome 18, ASM1932011v1, whole genome shotgun sequence. Encoded proteins:
- the LOC136521070 gene encoding probable inositol oxygenase → MTITIEQPQLDVVPERKVPAGGDPAELVLDAGFVVPDANAFGNTFRNYDAESERKQTVEEFYRVNHISQTYEFVSRMRAEYGRLDMTEMGIWECIELLNEFIDDSDPDLDMPQIEHLLQTAEAIRKDYPDEDWLHLTGLIHDLGKVLLHPSCGELPQWAVVGDTFPVGCAYDECNVHFKYFQENPDYHNPKLNTKLGVYSEGCGLDNVLMSWGHDDYMYLVAKENKCTLPSAGLFIIRYHSFYPLHKHGAYMHLMNEEDKENLKWLHVFNKYDLYSKSNVKIDVEKVKPYYMSLIDKYFPAKLRW